In Dryocola sp. LX212, the genomic stretch CGTGTTGTGCCTGGGCACGCATACGAGACCAGAAGACCAGCACAAAGCGCGGATGGCGTATGGCACGAATAATGGTGTAGAAAAATGGCATGCCCGTCAGGCATCCTACCAACACGGCCTGGAAATTAATCAGGGTTCGCGGCTGTAAAGGATTCTCCATCACCATTTTCATGACTGGCTCATACCAGCCGAAAAACACACCAATCTGATAAATAAATAAGAAAATTGTAGTGTTAAATAATACCAGCCAGAACATGCGTTGCAGGGTAAGGTAGATAACGCCAAAAATAATCGCGTTTCGACGCGGCACATAGGCACGATAGCCGCTGTAGCTAAGGGCAATGGGAACAATAAAATGCACGGCGGCGAAAAAAGCGATGAGTTCGCCTTTCACTGGAATGTAGCGAATGAGTAGCGCCAGCATAATGCCCGGCAGGGCCGCCCAGCCGAAGATAACGGTGCAGGCCGTCATCAGCCCCAGCGGCATATAAATAAGGAATACCCGACCGCCGTCCATGACCGTATTGGCATTAAACCAGGCAGCCAGCGGAAGCAACAGGCACGGCATAACCAGGGGCATCGCCCACCATTTATTTTTATATGTTTTGTACCAGTCAGCAAAGTGCATAGTGAGTCGCCAGAAATCCCATTAATATTGTCTGGGTGAAGGTCAGAAAGGATGCCAGCCTGCCTGCGCTAATATGAAAAGGGTCAGGTATGAAATGAAGATTTTAGTTAGGGAAAGGTCATGAGAATTGATGCAGATCAATTTATGATGAAAGTTGCGTCAGGAACCAGAATATTCCAGGATACGCAGTAATAAAATATCGCCTTTCATACTAAAGAAACATTTATCTATCAGTCCGTCCGTCTTCATTGACGCTCTTTTACACGATTACGAATTGACCCAGCCGCCGTGCTATGCCTAAATATCAGCGTCGCCCGCAGCTGTCGGGCTAATCCAGAGACCATTTGCGTGACACAGGTTACGAGTATGCGAAGACGACACCGGTTTAACAGCCGAATGACCCGCATTATTCTTCTTATCAGCTTCCTTTTCCTTTTTGGACGTTTTGTCTACTCCTCGATTGGCGCCTGGCATCATCACCAGGACAAAAAAGCGGACGCCCAGCAAAGCAGCCTCTCCGTGGATAACACCAACCGGTAACCCGCCCCGTTAAGCAAAATAACGCTGCCTCTGGCCAGTGAGCTTTGTCACGCCTGTCGTTCGTGAATACCAGACAAAAAAACGGGCGGCACATGGCCACCCGATTTATTTACGGCGTGAGGGTTATTCCCACTCAATAGTTGCTGGCGGCTTGCCAGAGATATCGTAAACCACGCGGGAGATACCGTTAACTTCGTTGATGATGCGGTTGGAAACGCGGCCAAGGAAGTCGTACGGCAGGTGCGCCCAGTGCGCGGTCATGAAGTCGATGGTTTCCACTGCACGCAGGGAAACAACCCAATCGTACTTGCGGCCATCGCCCATTACGCCCACGGAACGAACCGGCAGGAACACGGTGAACGCCTGGCTCACTTTATTGTACAGATCCGCTTTGTGCAGCTCTTCGATGAAGATAGCATCCGCGCGGCGCAGCAGATCGCAGTACTCTTTCTTCACTTCGCCCAGCACGCGCACGCCCAGACCTGGCCCCGGGAACGGGTGGCGATACAGCATATCGTACGGCAGGCCCAGCTCCAGACCAATTTTACGCACTTCGTCTTTGAACAGCTCTTTGAGCGGCTCAACCAGCCCCATCTTCATCTCTTTCGGCAGGCCGCCCACGTTGTGGTGAGATTTGATGACGTGCGCTTTACCCGTGGCGGAGGCCGCTGATTCGATAACGTCAGGATAGATAGTGCCCTGCGCCAGCCACTT encodes the following:
- a CDS encoding YfgG family protein, giving the protein MTQVTSMRRRHRFNSRMTRIILLISFLFLFGRFVYSSIGAWHHHQDKKADAQQSSLSVDNTNR